In Macadamia integrifolia cultivar HAES 741 chromosome 13, SCU_Mint_v3, whole genome shotgun sequence, one DNA window encodes the following:
- the LOC122060245 gene encoding protease 2 isoform X1 encodes MTSLQSIFIQQRRLRLLSTAAFHVRLVHFKVKTPKPSTPPSPPTPPKPPQKPVSFTIHDETWEDPYSWMSNLSDKVAMRHMDVCMEQEEKYTEAVMADSERIQRKLQSEMASRMAIDLSTPPVRWGPWLYYRRVEEGKQYPVLCRRSATLHEEFISYKSPFAGFDYTSGKRIEQKLLDYNQEAERFGGYAFEELSELSPNHRFLAYTMYDKDNDFFRLSVRDLTSGSLCSKPQADRVANLAWTKGGQVLLYTVTDNNKRPYRIFCSMLGTNEGDVLLSEESDENVYVNIRHTKDFQFVTVNTFSDNSSKVFLINSADPLAGMTLVWECEAQAHCIVEHHRGFLYLFTDAAKDGQPVDFHYLLRSPVETSSSRSWESVFIDEPDFVVEDVDFSDTHLVLILREGRIFRICSVNLPLPSGKGAIHLKELNPQFLPLPKHVSQISPGPNYDYYSSTMRFTISSPVMPDAVVDYSLSDGKWIIVQQQNVLHERTRTLYGSASSSSSIEKSPSLKSFGLTNEVNCEDDRSWNELSEFYACEYYDISSHDGSVVPLTVVYSRKNKQEGGNPGLLHGHGAYGELLDKRWRSELKSLLDRGWVVAYADVRGGGGRGKKWHHDGRRTKKLNSINDYISCAKFLIEEEIVQENKLAGWGYSAGGLLVASAINSCPDLFRAAVLKVPFLDVTNTLLYPILPLTPVEYEEFGYPGDIEDFQAIRKYSPYDNIQKDVLYPAVLVTSSFNTRFGVWEAAKWVARVRQCAIYDPKRPILLNLTTDIVEENRYLQCKESALETAFLVKMVET; translated from the exons ATGACCTCTCTGCAATCAATCTTCATTCAGCAGCGGCGTTTACGCCTTCTTTCAACCGCCGCTTTTCATGTCCGCCTGGTTCACTTCAAGGTCAAAACTCCAAAACCATCAACACCTCCATCTCCGCCTACACCACCGAAGCCACCTCAGAAGCCTGTATCGTTCACCATCCATGACGAGACATGGGAAGACCCTTATAGCTGGATGTCCAACCTCAGCGACAAGGTCGCCATGCGTCACATGGATGTCTGTATGGAGCAAGAAGAGAAGTACACCGAAGCTGTCATGGCCGATTCAGAACGTATCCAGCGGAAGCTCCAATCCGAAATGGCCAGCCGAATGGCCATCGACCTCTCCACTCCACCCGTCCGCTGGGGCCCCTG GTTGTACTATAGGCGTGTCGAAGAAGGGAAGCAATATCCAGTGCTGTGTCGGAGGTCGGCGACCTTACACGAAGAGTTCATTTCGTATAAGTCTCCTTTTGCGGGTTTTGATTACACTTCTGGGAAGCGAATTGAGCAAAAACTACTGGATTACAATCAAGAAGCCGAGAGATTTGGAG GTTATGCTTTTGAAGAACTATCAGAATTGTCCCCAAATCATCGTTTTCTGGCATACACAATGTATGACAAGGACAATGATTTCTTTCGGTTATCCGTAAGGGATTTAACTTCTGGTTCGCTATGTAGTAAGCCTCAAGCTGATCGGGTTGCGAACTTGGCTTGGACAAAGGGTGGGCAAGTTTTACTCTACACTGTAACTGACAACAATAAGAGGCCCTATCG GATCTTCTGCAGCATGCTTGGAACCAATGAAGGTGATGTTTTGCTTTCAGAAGAGTCAGATGAGAATGTTTATGTTAATATTAGACACACTAAGGATTTCCAGTTCGTGACTGTAAATACATTCTCAGACAATTCTTCCAAG GTGTTCTTGATAAATTCTGCTGATCCTTTGGCTGGCATGACATTGGTGTGGGAGTGTGAAGCGCAAGCCCACTGCATTGTTGAACATCATCGAGGATTCCTTTATCTGTTTACGGATGCCGCAAAAGATGGACAACCTGTTGATTTCCATTATCTGCTCCGATCTCCTGTTGAAACATCTAGTTCCAGATCTTGGGAG AGTGTATTTATTGATGAACCAGATTTTGTTGTCGAGGATGTTGATTTCAGTGACACACACTTGGTGCTCATTTTGAGGGAGGGCAGGATTTTCCGAATTTGTTCAGTTAATCTACCATTGCCTAGTGGGAAG GGAGCAATTCATCTGAAGGAGCTCAATCCACAATTCCTTCCTCTTCCAAAACATGTTTCTCAGATTTCGCCTGGACCGAACTATGACTACTACTCCTCAACCATGCGATTTACAATATCCTCACCAGTG ATGCCTGATGCTGTGGTGGATTATAGTTTGTCAGATGGAAAGTGGATTATTGTACAACAACAAAATGTTTTGCATGAAAGGACTCGAACTTTGTATGGTTCAGCTTCTTCTAGTAGCAGCATTGAAAAATCACCAAGCTTAAAAAGTTTTGGTCTCACAAACGAGGTTAATTGTGAAGATGATCGTTCGTGGAACGAATTGTCTGAGTTCTATGCTTGTGAATATTATGACATCTCTTCACATGATGGATCGGTGGTTCCTTTGACTGTAGTATACTCACGAAAAAACAAGCAAGAGGGTGGGAATCCAGGGTTACTTCATGGTCATGGAGCTTATGGCGAGTTATTGGACAAACGGTGGCGCAGCGAGTTAAAAAGCCTTCTTGATCGTGGTTGGGTGGTTGCATATGCTGATGTTAG GGGTGGAGGAGGTAGGGGAAAAAAATGGCACCATGATGGTAGACGCACTAAAAAGCTCAATTCTATTAATGATTATATTTCCTGTGCTAAATTCCTAATTGAGGAAGAAATTGTGCAAGAAAACAAGCTTGCTGGTTGGGGATATAGTGCAGGGGGTCTTCTTGTTGCTTCAGCTATTAATTCTTGCCCAGATTTATTTCGTGCAGCAGTTTTGAAG GTTCCCTTTTTAGATGTCACTAACACTCTCCTCTATCCCATTTTACCACTTACACCTGTTGAGTATGAAGAGTTTGGCTATCCTGGAGATATTGAAGATTTTCAGGCTATTCGGAAATACTCCCCCTATGATAACATTCAGAAGGATGTTCTTTACCCAGCTGTCTTGGTCACTTCATCTTTTAATACAAG GTTTGGTGTCTGGGAAGCTGCAAAATGGGTTGCACGGGTCCGCCAATGTGCTATTTATGACCCTAAACGCCCAATTCTGCTGAATTTAACAACAGATATAGTGGAGGAAAACAGGTATTTGCAGTGCAAGGAATCAGCACTTGAGACTGCTTTTCTTGTCAAGATGGTAGAAACCTAG
- the LOC122060245 gene encoding protease 2 isoform X2, whose amino-acid sequence MTSLQSIFIQQRRLRLLSTAAFHVRLVHFKVKTPKPSTPPSPPTPPKPPQKPVSFTIHDETWEDPYSWMSNLSDKVAMRHMDVCMEQEEKYTEAVMADSERIQRKLQSEMASRMAIDLSTPPVRWGPWLYYRRVEEGKQYPVLCRRSATLHEEFISYKSPFAGFDYTSGKRIEQKLLDYNQEAERFGGYAFEELSELSPNHRFLAYTMYDKDNDFFRLSVRDLTSGSLCSKPQADRVANLAWTKGGQVLLYTVTDNNKRPYRIFCSMLGTNEGDVLLSEESDENVYVNIRHTKDFQFVTVNTFSDNSSKVFLINSADPLAGMTLVWECEAQAHCIVEHHRGFLYLFTDAAKDGQPVDFHYLLRSPVETSSSRSWESVFIDEPDFVVEDVDFSDTHLVLILREGRIFRICSVNLPLPSGKGAIHLKELNPQFLPLPKHVSQISPGPNYDYYSSTMRFTISSPVMPDAVVDYSLSDGKWIIVQQQNVLHERTRTLYGSASSSSSIEKSPSLKSFGLTNEVNCEDDRSWNELSEFYACEYYDISSHDGSVVPLTVVYSRKNKQEGGNPGLLHGHGAYGELLDKRWRSELKSLLDRGWVVAYADVRGGGGRGKKWHHDGRRTKKLNSINDYISCAKFLIEEEIVQENKLAGWGYSAGGLLVASAINSCPDLFRAAVLKVWCLGSCKMGCTGPPMCYL is encoded by the exons ATGACCTCTCTGCAATCAATCTTCATTCAGCAGCGGCGTTTACGCCTTCTTTCAACCGCCGCTTTTCATGTCCGCCTGGTTCACTTCAAGGTCAAAACTCCAAAACCATCAACACCTCCATCTCCGCCTACACCACCGAAGCCACCTCAGAAGCCTGTATCGTTCACCATCCATGACGAGACATGGGAAGACCCTTATAGCTGGATGTCCAACCTCAGCGACAAGGTCGCCATGCGTCACATGGATGTCTGTATGGAGCAAGAAGAGAAGTACACCGAAGCTGTCATGGCCGATTCAGAACGTATCCAGCGGAAGCTCCAATCCGAAATGGCCAGCCGAATGGCCATCGACCTCTCCACTCCACCCGTCCGCTGGGGCCCCTG GTTGTACTATAGGCGTGTCGAAGAAGGGAAGCAATATCCAGTGCTGTGTCGGAGGTCGGCGACCTTACACGAAGAGTTCATTTCGTATAAGTCTCCTTTTGCGGGTTTTGATTACACTTCTGGGAAGCGAATTGAGCAAAAACTACTGGATTACAATCAAGAAGCCGAGAGATTTGGAG GTTATGCTTTTGAAGAACTATCAGAATTGTCCCCAAATCATCGTTTTCTGGCATACACAATGTATGACAAGGACAATGATTTCTTTCGGTTATCCGTAAGGGATTTAACTTCTGGTTCGCTATGTAGTAAGCCTCAAGCTGATCGGGTTGCGAACTTGGCTTGGACAAAGGGTGGGCAAGTTTTACTCTACACTGTAACTGACAACAATAAGAGGCCCTATCG GATCTTCTGCAGCATGCTTGGAACCAATGAAGGTGATGTTTTGCTTTCAGAAGAGTCAGATGAGAATGTTTATGTTAATATTAGACACACTAAGGATTTCCAGTTCGTGACTGTAAATACATTCTCAGACAATTCTTCCAAG GTGTTCTTGATAAATTCTGCTGATCCTTTGGCTGGCATGACATTGGTGTGGGAGTGTGAAGCGCAAGCCCACTGCATTGTTGAACATCATCGAGGATTCCTTTATCTGTTTACGGATGCCGCAAAAGATGGACAACCTGTTGATTTCCATTATCTGCTCCGATCTCCTGTTGAAACATCTAGTTCCAGATCTTGGGAG AGTGTATTTATTGATGAACCAGATTTTGTTGTCGAGGATGTTGATTTCAGTGACACACACTTGGTGCTCATTTTGAGGGAGGGCAGGATTTTCCGAATTTGTTCAGTTAATCTACCATTGCCTAGTGGGAAG GGAGCAATTCATCTGAAGGAGCTCAATCCACAATTCCTTCCTCTTCCAAAACATGTTTCTCAGATTTCGCCTGGACCGAACTATGACTACTACTCCTCAACCATGCGATTTACAATATCCTCACCAGTG ATGCCTGATGCTGTGGTGGATTATAGTTTGTCAGATGGAAAGTGGATTATTGTACAACAACAAAATGTTTTGCATGAAAGGACTCGAACTTTGTATGGTTCAGCTTCTTCTAGTAGCAGCATTGAAAAATCACCAAGCTTAAAAAGTTTTGGTCTCACAAACGAGGTTAATTGTGAAGATGATCGTTCGTGGAACGAATTGTCTGAGTTCTATGCTTGTGAATATTATGACATCTCTTCACATGATGGATCGGTGGTTCCTTTGACTGTAGTATACTCACGAAAAAACAAGCAAGAGGGTGGGAATCCAGGGTTACTTCATGGTCATGGAGCTTATGGCGAGTTATTGGACAAACGGTGGCGCAGCGAGTTAAAAAGCCTTCTTGATCGTGGTTGGGTGGTTGCATATGCTGATGTTAG GGGTGGAGGAGGTAGGGGAAAAAAATGGCACCATGATGGTAGACGCACTAAAAAGCTCAATTCTATTAATGATTATATTTCCTGTGCTAAATTCCTAATTGAGGAAGAAATTGTGCAAGAAAACAAGCTTGCTGGTTGGGGATATAGTGCAGGGGGTCTTCTTGTTGCTTCAGCTATTAATTCTTGCCCAGATTTATTTCGTGCAGCAGTTTTGAAG GTTTGGTGTCTGGGAAGCTGCAAAATGGGTTGCACGGGTCCGCCAATGTGCTATTTATGA